A single window of Desulfuromonas sp. TF DNA harbors:
- a CDS encoding ATP-dependent helicase, translated as MRDLVSALNPMQRKAVLHGDGPLLLLAGAGSGKTRTLTHRVAFLIREGGVEPWQILAVTFTNKAAAEMKGRLERLLGDSELPWVATFHATCVRILRREIAALGYSSDFTIYDDQDQERLLKGVLKDLQIPEKSLKPRAAAWAIDGAKNKGLFPEEIDRDDYHAEMIARVYALYQQRLKQANALDFGDLLLLALRLFEKHPDVLDKYRRRFRFIMVDEFQDTNQVQYRLIHLLAGGYGNLCVVGDDDQSIYAWRGAEIGNILGFERDYPGCTVIRLEQNYRSTRTILEAAGEVVAKNIGRKGKTLWTDNPEGEKITLEPLPDDQEEARFVAGEIARLRERGRHLRDIAVFYRTNAQSRSLEEALRSRGLPYVMFGGVKFYTRMEVKDVLAYLRVLANPADSLSARRVVNVPPRGIGAATVGKIAEFEEEAGGFLAACLIALERGEIRGAAANKVGGFVAMMDGFRGRLDRIPYPQLTAEIIEESGYGAMLREERTEEAKGRMENLNQLLAGMEEHYGSEGSLQEYLEQIALITDLDSYDPSLDRVTLMTLHAAKGLEFPVVFMTGMEEGLFPHSRSGDGGDEVEEERRLCYVGMTRAMEKLYLSHARRRRVYGDYQFNPPSRFLAEIPAAALDRGPAPALHKPAVHNLASIFEQLAPSPLEGEPEDFFEEEVRMVAEAEEGLHIGSRVRHIKFGIGTVRRLEGSGDNQKVTVYFSTVGPKKLLLKFAGLEPA; from the coding sequence ATGCGTGATCTGGTCAGCGCTCTCAATCCCATGCAGCGAAAGGCGGTCCTGCACGGCGACGGACCCCTGCTGCTGTTGGCTGGTGCGGGATCGGGCAAGACCCGGACTCTGACACACCGGGTCGCCTTTCTGATCCGGGAGGGGGGCGTCGAGCCCTGGCAGATCCTGGCCGTGACCTTCACCAATAAAGCCGCCGCCGAGATGAAGGGGCGCCTCGAGCGGCTGCTGGGGGATTCGGAGCTGCCCTGGGTGGCCACATTTCATGCCACCTGCGTGCGCATCCTGCGGCGCGAGATCGCGGCTCTGGGATATTCCTCCGATTTCACCATCTATGACGACCAGGATCAGGAGCGGCTGCTCAAGGGAGTCCTCAAGGACCTGCAGATCCCGGAGAAGTCCCTCAAGCCCCGGGCGGCGGCCTGGGCGATCGACGGCGCCAAAAACAAGGGGCTTTTCCCTGAGGAGATCGACCGGGACGATTATCATGCCGAGATGATCGCCCGGGTTTACGCGCTTTATCAGCAGAGGCTGAAGCAGGCCAACGCTCTCGATTTCGGCGATCTCCTCCTTCTGGCCCTGCGCCTGTTCGAGAAGCACCCCGATGTTCTCGACAAGTACCGCCGGCGCTTCCGCTTCATCATGGTCGACGAGTTCCAGGACACCAACCAGGTCCAGTACCGCCTGATCCACCTTCTGGCCGGCGGATACGGCAACCTCTGCGTGGTCGGCGACGACGACCAGTCCATCTACGCCTGGCGCGGAGCCGAGATCGGCAACATCCTCGGCTTTGAGCGCGATTATCCGGGCTGCACCGTCATCCGCCTCGAACAGAACTACCGCTCCACCCGGACCATCCTGGAAGCCGCCGGCGAGGTGGTGGCGAAGAACATCGGCCGCAAGGGGAAGACCCTGTGGACCGACAACCCCGAAGGGGAAAAGATCACCCTCGAACCCCTCCCGGACGACCAGGAAGAGGCCCGCTTCGTCGCCGGAGAGATCGCCCGCCTCAGAGAGAGGGGGCGCCACCTGCGGGACATCGCCGTCTTCTACCGCACCAACGCCCAGTCCCGCTCCCTGGAGGAGGCCCTGCGCAGCCGCGGCCTCCCCTACGTGATGTTCGGCGGAGTCAAGTTCTACACCCGCATGGAGGTCAAGGACGTCCTCGCCTACCTGCGCGTGCTCGCCAACCCCGCCGATTCCCTCTCGGCCCGGCGCGTCGTCAATGTTCCCCCCCGGGGAATCGGGGCCGCCACGGTGGGGAAGATCGCCGAGTTCGAGGAGGAAGCCGGGGGATTCCTCGCCGCCTGCCTCATCGCGCTGGAGCGTGGGGAGATCCGGGGCGCCGCCGCGAACAAAGTGGGCGGCTTCGTCGCGATGATGGACGGCTTCCGGGGGCGCCTCGACCGCATTCCCTACCCGCAGCTGACCGCGGAGATCATCGAGGAGAGCGGCTACGGGGCGATGCTGCGCGAGGAGCGCACCGAGGAGGCCAAGGGGCGCATGGAGAACCTGAACCAACTTCTGGCCGGCATGGAGGAACACTACGGCTCCGAGGGGTCCCTGCAGGAATACCTGGAGCAGATCGCCCTGATCACGGACCTCGACTCCTACGATCCCAGCCTCGACCGGGTCACCCTGATGACCCTGCACGCCGCCAAGGGGCTGGAGTTTCCCGTGGTTTTCATGACCGGGATGGAGGAGGGCCTCTTCCCCCATTCCCGCTCCGGCGACGGGGGAGATGAGGTGGAGGAGGAGCGCCGCCTGTGCTACGTGGGGATGACCCGGGCCATGGAGAAACTCTATCTCTCCCACGCCCGCCGCCGCCGGGTCTACGGCGATTACCAGTTCAACCCGCCGAGCCGTTTCCTCGCCGAGATCCCCGCCGCCGCACTGGACCGGGGGCCGGCGCCCGCCCTGCACAAGCCGGCCGTTCACAATCTGGCGTCGATTTTCGAACAGCTCGCCCCCTCGCCCCTGGAAGGGGAGCCGGAGGACTTCTTCGAGGAAGAGGTCAGGATGGTGGCCGAAGCCGAAGAGGGGCTGCACATCGGCAGCCGGGTACGCCACATCAAGTTCGGCATCGGCACGGTGCGGCGCCTCGAAGGCAGCGGCGACAACCAGAAGGTGACCGTCTACTTCAGCACCGTCGGGCCGAAGAAGCTCCTCCTCAAGTTCGCCGGGCTGGAGCCCGCCTGA
- a CDS encoding DUF4139 domain-containing protein yields the protein MPRKSARIVVTLLSVLLLVPVGVGAAEEKRSTLEDQQSVAVTIYNEDLALVKDQRRVKLDSGQNRLAFREVSARIRPETALLRSLSHPEDFFLIEQNFDFDLLTPQKLLEKYVGKNVQVIKSHPQTGAETTLDARVLAANGGVVLRIGDRIETGIPGRIVYPDVPENLRDRPTLVTLLNSGTDKPQQLELSYLTGGLSWRADYVAELSPADDKLDLSGWVTLTNQSGATYGDARMQLVAGDVHRAEEAMMDYRVMETRAMVKAEAPRMAEEALFEYHLYTLDRPTTIRENQTKQVALLNASAIPVKKEFLLKGSDYYYRSSYGDLGQKLKVGVYVEFENREEAGLGMPLPKGIVRVYKKDSAGGAQFVGEDRIDHTPKNEDIRLKLGDAFDVTAAKKQTVFEKKADYGPYEYVFESAYRIELKNAKKESVTVKVMEPMPGDWKVLTESHPHTREASGTAVWEVPVPAEGETILTYRVQVRF from the coding sequence ATGCCGAGGAAAAGTGCGAGGATTGTCGTGACCCTGCTGAGTGTTCTGCTGCTGGTTCCGGTTGGGGTCGGTGCTGCCGAGGAAAAGCGCAGCACCCTGGAAGACCAGCAGAGCGTGGCGGTCACCATCTACAATGAAGACCTCGCCCTGGTCAAGGATCAGAGGCGGGTGAAACTCGACAGCGGCCAGAACCGGCTCGCTTTCCGGGAGGTGAGCGCCCGTATCCGTCCCGAGACCGCCCTGCTGAGAAGCCTCAGCCATCCGGAAGACTTCTTCCTCATCGAGCAGAACTTCGATTTCGATCTCCTCACTCCGCAAAAGCTTCTGGAAAAGTACGTCGGCAAAAACGTGCAGGTGATCAAGTCCCATCCCCAGACCGGTGCCGAGACGACCCTGGACGCCCGGGTGCTGGCCGCCAACGGCGGCGTCGTGCTCCGGATCGGCGACCGGATCGAAACGGGGATTCCGGGGCGGATCGTCTACCCCGACGTGCCGGAGAACCTGCGCGACCGTCCCACCCTGGTGACCCTCCTCAACAGCGGCACCGACAAGCCGCAGCAGCTCGAACTCTCCTATCTGACCGGCGGCCTCTCCTGGCGGGCCGACTACGTGGCCGAGCTCTCCCCAGCCGACGATAAGCTCGATCTCTCCGGCTGGGTGACCCTCACCAACCAGAGCGGCGCCACTTACGGAGATGCCAGGATGCAGCTGGTGGCGGGCGACGTGCACCGGGCGGAGGAGGCCATGATGGACTACAGGGTCATGGAAACCAGGGCCATGGTCAAGGCCGAAGCGCCGCGGATGGCCGAGGAGGCACTTTTTGAATATCATCTCTACACGCTGGATCGTCCGACGACCATACGGGAGAACCAGACCAAACAGGTGGCCCTGCTGAACGCCTCGGCGATCCCGGTGAAGAAAGAATTCCTGCTCAAGGGGAGCGATTATTATTACCGAAGCAGTTATGGAGATCTGGGCCAGAAGCTGAAGGTCGGGGTGTATGTCGAATTCGAGAACCGCGAGGAAGCCGGACTGGGGATGCCCTTGCCCAAGGGGATCGTGCGGGTGTACAAAAAGGATTCGGCCGGAGGCGCCCAGTTCGTGGGGGAGGACCGCATAGACCACACTCCGAAGAACGAGGATATCCGGCTCAAGCTCGGCGATGCCTTCGACGTGACCGCCGCGAAGAAACAGACCGTCTTTGAAAAAAAGGCGGATTACGGCCCGTATGAATACGTTTTTGAAAGCGCCTACCGGATCGAGCTGAAGAATGCCAAGAAGGAGTCCGTGACCGTGAAGGTCATGGAGCCGATGCCGGGAGACTGGAAGGTCCTGACGGAAAGCCATCCGCATACCCGCGAGGCTTCCGGCACGGCGGTCTGGGAGGTCCCGGTGCCGGCCGAAGGGGAGACTATCCTGACCTACAGGGTGCAGGTGCGGTTCTGA
- the groES gene encoding co-chaperone GroES has product MNIRPLHDRIIVERLEEETKTAGGLIIPDTAKEKPQQGKIVAVGKGKMTEDGKVLALDVKVGDKILFGKYAGNEIKIEGKEFLMMREDDVLGVVE; this is encoded by the coding sequence ATGAACATCAGACCGCTGCATGACCGTATCATCGTCGAAAGGCTCGAAGAGGAGACCAAGACCGCCGGGGGCCTCATCATTCCCGACACCGCCAAGGAAAAACCCCAGCAGGGCAAGATCGTCGCCGTCGGCAAGGGGAAGATGACCGAGGACGGCAAGGTCCTGGCTCTGGACGTCAAGGTGGGCGACAAGATTCTGTTCGGCAAGTATGCCGGCAACGAGATCAAGATCGAAGGGAAAGAGTTCCTGATGATGCGCGAGGACGACGTTCTCGGCGTAGTCGAATAA
- a CDS encoding DUF507 family protein codes for MRFTDLQIRRMADHLLSALVDRGGGTLKAGRGVVLARIEEIIRAEMTKEQELDKEVLELMESQLRNAPADIDRQKLFLMIKKKLAEERGIPL; via the coding sequence ATGCGTTTCACCGATCTGCAGATTCGTCGCATGGCCGATCATCTTCTGTCCGCGCTTGTCGATCGGGGAGGAGGGACCCTGAAGGCCGGCCGGGGGGTGGTTCTGGCCCGCATTGAAGAGATCATCCGGGCCGAAATGACGAAAGAGCAGGAACTGGATAAAGAGGTCCTTGAGCTGATGGAGAGTCAGCTCCGGAATGCGCCGGCCGATATCGATCGCCAGAAACTTTTCCTGATGATAAAGAAGAAACTGGCCGAAGAGAGGGGAATACCCCTGTGA
- a CDS encoding GNAT family N-acetyltransferase, translated as MFRIRRIYDYVLPINQAAISRVQDILRAQFSTLSEKDIAKLPEQLRNPLKFRFRSILYVADDQRGRVKGFALLLHEPELRFGYLEYISAAAKMTGRGIGGALYERLREEALELDAVGLFFECLPDDPALCKDPETRRQNRARLKFYEKYGARPVAGTAYEAPVEPGGDNPPYLVFDDLGQGCPLPRETARAIVRAILERKYAHLCPKSYIDMVVNSFRDDPVRLREFRYLRPEAVAPVRRQITVDRRIPLVVNDRHDIHHVKERGYVEAPVRIGSILREIEPTGLFEPVPIRHFSEKHIRAVHEDQFVDYLKAVCALCQPEEAIYPYVFPIRNHARRPKERAVRAGYYCIDTFTPLTAN; from the coding sequence ATGTTCCGAATCCGCCGCATTTACGATTATGTCCTGCCGATCAACCAGGCGGCAATCTCCCGTGTTCAGGATATCCTGCGGGCCCAGTTCTCCACCCTCTCCGAAAAGGATATCGCCAAGCTCCCCGAGCAGCTGCGCAATCCGCTCAAGTTCCGCTTCCGCTCCATCCTTTACGTCGCCGATGACCAGCGCGGCCGGGTCAAGGGCTTCGCCCTGCTGCTGCACGAGCCGGAACTGCGTTTCGGCTACCTGGAGTACATCTCGGCGGCGGCTAAGATGACCGGACGGGGCATCGGCGGCGCCCTTTACGAGCGGCTGCGTGAGGAGGCCCTCGAACTGGACGCCGTCGGGCTTTTCTTCGAATGCCTCCCTGATGATCCCGCCCTCTGCAAAGACCCGGAAACCCGCAGGCAGAACAGGGCCCGCCTGAAGTTTTACGAGAAGTACGGCGCCCGCCCCGTTGCCGGCACCGCCTACGAGGCCCCGGTCGAGCCGGGAGGTGACAACCCGCCTTATCTGGTCTTTGACGACTTGGGACAAGGCTGTCCCCTGCCTCGTGAAACCGCCAGGGCCATCGTCCGGGCGATCCTCGAACGAAAGTATGCACACCTCTGCCCCAAATCCTACATCGACATGGTGGTCAACTCATTCCGTGACGACCCGGTGCGGCTGCGGGAGTTCCGCTACCTCCGCCCGGAAGCTGTGGCACCGGTCCGGCGCCAGATCACGGTCGACCGCCGCATCCCCCTGGTGGTCAATGACCGGCATGATATCCACCACGTCAAGGAGCGGGGCTACGTCGAGGCGCCGGTGCGCATCGGCTCCATCCTGCGGGAGATCGAGCCGACCGGCCTCTTCGAGCCGGTGCCGATTCGCCACTTTTCGGAAAAACACATCCGGGCCGTGCACGAGGATCAATTCGTCGACTACCTCAAGGCGGTCTGCGCCCTTTGCCAGCCGGAAGAGGCGATTTATCCCTATGTCTTTCCCATCCGCAACCATGCCCGCCGCCCCAAGGAGCGGGCGGTACGCGCCGGCTACTACTGCATCGACACCTTCACCCCGCTCACCGCCAAC
- the groL gene encoding chaperonin GroEL (60 kDa chaperone family; promotes refolding of misfolded polypeptides especially under stressful conditions; forms two stacked rings of heptamers to form a barrel-shaped 14mer; ends can be capped by GroES; misfolded proteins enter the barrel where they are refolded when GroES binds), whose protein sequence is MAAKEIKFGQDARNQILSGVNILAEAVKATLGPKGRNVVIEKSYGAPLITKDGVTVAKEIELENKFENMGAQLVKEVASKTSDVAGDGTTTATVLAQAIYREGVKLVTAGHNPMEIKRGIDKAVTAAVAALKELSKPVKDHKEIAQVGTISANSDATIGDILAKAMEKVGKEGVITVEEAKSMETTLETVEGMQFDRGYLSPYFVTDPERMESVLEDALILIHDKKISNMRDLLPVLEPVAKQGRPLLIIAEDVEGEALATLVVNKLRGTLNIAAVKAPGFGDRRKAMLEDIAVLTGGKVISEEIGFKLENATLDMLGTAKRIVIDKDNTTIIDGAGSEVDIQSRVKVIRAQIEETSSDYDREKLQERLAKLVGGVAVVKVGAATETEMKEKKARVEDALHATRAAVEEGIVPGGGVALLRCIAALEKVEAPGEQEFGVKIVRRALEEPLRQIAANAGAEGSIVVNRVISETGSFGFDAAADVYCDMLEAGIIDPTKVTRSALQNAASISGLMLTTEACIAEAPKSEEAMPAMPGGMGGMGGMGGMM, encoded by the coding sequence ATGGCAGCTAAAGAAATCAAATTCGGACAGGACGCCCGCAACCAGATCCTGTCCGGCGTAAACATCCTGGCCGAAGCCGTCAAAGCCACCCTCGGTCCCAAAGGCCGCAACGTGGTCATCGAAAAGTCTTACGGCGCTCCCCTGATCACCAAGGACGGCGTGACCGTCGCCAAGGAGATCGAACTCGAGAACAAGTTCGAGAACATGGGCGCCCAACTGGTCAAGGAAGTCGCCTCCAAGACCTCCGATGTCGCCGGTGACGGCACCACCACCGCCACCGTGCTGGCCCAGGCCATCTACCGCGAAGGCGTCAAGCTGGTCACCGCCGGCCACAATCCCATGGAAATCAAGCGCGGCATCGACAAGGCCGTGACCGCGGCCGTCGCCGCCCTCAAGGAACTCTCCAAGCCGGTCAAGGACCACAAGGAAATCGCCCAGGTCGGCACCATCTCCGCCAACAGCGACGCCACCATCGGCGACATTCTCGCCAAGGCCATGGAGAAGGTCGGCAAGGAAGGGGTCATCACCGTCGAAGAGGCCAAGTCGATGGAGACCACCCTCGAGACCGTCGAAGGGATGCAGTTCGACCGCGGCTATCTCTCCCCCTATTTTGTCACCGATCCCGAGCGCATGGAGTCCGTTCTCGAGGACGCCCTGATCCTCATCCATGACAAGAAGATCAGCAACATGCGCGATCTTCTGCCGGTCCTCGAGCCGGTAGCCAAGCAGGGACGCCCCCTGCTGATCATCGCCGAGGACGTGGAGGGCGAAGCCCTGGCCACCCTGGTGGTCAACAAGCTGCGCGGCACTCTCAACATCGCCGCCGTCAAGGCTCCCGGCTTCGGCGACCGCCGCAAAGCCATGCTCGAGGACATCGCGGTACTGACCGGCGGCAAGGTGATTTCCGAGGAGATCGGCTTCAAGCTGGAGAACGCCACTCTCGACATGCTCGGCACCGCAAAGCGCATCGTCATTGACAAGGACAACACCACGATCATCGACGGCGCCGGCAGCGAAGTCGACATCCAGAGCCGGGTCAAAGTGATCCGCGCCCAGATCGAGGAAACCTCCAGCGACTACGATCGCGAGAAGCTCCAGGAGCGCCTGGCCAAGCTGGTCGGCGGGGTTGCCGTGGTCAAGGTCGGCGCCGCCACCGAGACCGAGATGAAGGAGAAGAAGGCTCGCGTCGAGGACGCCCTGCACGCCACCCGCGCCGCCGTTGAAGAAGGCATCGTCCCTGGAGGCGGGGTCGCCCTGCTGCGCTGCATCGCCGCTCTGGAAAAAGTAGAGGCTCCCGGTGAGCAGGAGTTCGGCGTCAAGATCGTCAGGCGGGCCCTTGAGGAGCCGCTGCGTCAGATCGCCGCCAACGCCGGAGCCGAAGGCTCCATCGTGGTCAACAGGGTCATCAGCGAAACAGGCAGCTTCGGATTCGATGCTGCTGCCGATGTATACTGCGATATGCTGGAGGCCGGGATCATCGATCCCACCAAGGTCACCCGCAGTGCCCTGCAGAACGCCGCTTCTATTTCGGGCCTGATGCTGACCACCGAGGCCTGCATCGCCGAGGCTCCCAAGAGCGAAGAAGCCATGCCCGCCATGCCCGGCGGCATGGGAGGGATGGGGGGCATGGGCGGCATGATGTAA
- a CDS encoding DUF507 family protein gives MKLSEQRISHLSHLILDGLWKDDLVDFPDEAEALRAAKEALIRLLSVDDQVDTLIRNKLSAQKKIVGSREWQILYDKYFREEMEKRRW, from the coding sequence GTGAAACTGTCTGAGCAGCGCATTTCTCATCTTTCCCATCTGATCCTGGACGGCTTGTGGAAAGATGATCTGGTCGATTTCCCGGACGAAGCCGAGGCCCTGCGAGCCGCAAAAGAAGCGCTGATCCGTCTGCTCTCGGTGGACGATCAGGTAGACACCCTGATTCGGAACAAGCTGTCCGCCCAGAAAAAAATCGTCGGCAGCCGGGAATGGCAGATCCTGTACGACAAATATTTCCGGGAAGAAATGGAAAAGCGCAGATGGTAG
- a CDS encoding alanine--glyoxylate aminotransferase family protein has protein sequence MNKKLYIPGPVEVSLDVMEAMTAPMVGHRMKEYAEVHERVTAGLKTLLNTEDPVFLSTSSAFGVMEGAVRNLVRKRCATFGNGAFSTKWHDVTVRCGLEADLFTAEWGRPITPEMVDEALSTGKYDAMTVVHNETSTGVMSPLEEIAGVMKRYPDVSFIVDTVSSMSAVPIDVSALKIDVCLAGVQKAFGLPPGLAVFAVSRRALDKAKGTPGRGYYFDFEEFEKNDQKNNTPSTPCLSLIFALDHQLRKFFAEGLENRYARHRRMAEMTRDWVRAQGFGLFAAEGCRSMTLTCGRNDDRTDLEKLKKLAGARGYAIDNGYGKIKNATFRIPHMADMTMADLMELFTLLEELLPEARA, from the coding sequence ATGAATAAGAAGCTCTACATTCCCGGTCCCGTCGAAGTTTCCCTCGACGTCATGGAGGCCATGACCGCACCCATGGTCGGCCACCGGATGAAAGAGTATGCCGAAGTGCATGAGCGCGTGACCGCCGGCCTCAAGACCCTTCTCAATACGGAGGATCCGGTTTTCCTCTCCACCTCCAGCGCCTTCGGCGTCATGGAGGGAGCGGTGCGGAATCTGGTGCGGAAACGCTGCGCCACCTTCGGCAACGGCGCCTTCAGCACCAAATGGCATGACGTCACGGTGCGCTGCGGCCTCGAAGCGGATCTCTTCACCGCCGAATGGGGCCGCCCGATCACCCCCGAGATGGTCGACGAGGCCTTGTCCACCGGCAAGTACGACGCCATGACCGTGGTTCACAACGAGACCTCCACGGGGGTCATGTCGCCGCTCGAAGAGATCGCCGGGGTGATGAAGAGATACCCGGACGTCTCCTTCATCGTCGATACCGTCTCCTCCATGAGCGCCGTCCCCATCGACGTCTCCGCACTGAAAATCGACGTCTGTCTGGCGGGAGTGCAGAAAGCCTTCGGTCTGCCCCCGGGACTCGCCGTTTTCGCCGTCTCCCGCAGGGCCCTCGACAAGGCGAAGGGCACCCCCGGCCGAGGCTACTATTTCGATTTCGAGGAATTCGAGAAGAACGACCAGAAGAACAATACCCCGAGCACCCCCTGCCTCAGCCTGATTTTCGCCCTCGATCACCAATTGCGGAAATTCTTCGCGGAAGGGCTGGAGAACCGCTATGCCCGCCACCGGCGGATGGCTGAAATGACCCGGGATTGGGTACGGGCGCAGGGCTTCGGCCTGTTCGCCGCCGAAGGCTGTCGCTCGATGACCCTGACCTGCGGAAGGAACGACGACCGAACCGATCTGGAGAAGCTGAAGAAGCTCGCCGGCGCTCGCGGCTACGCCATCGACAACGGCTACGGCAAGATCAAGAACGCCACCTTCCGCATCCCTCACATGGCCGACATGACGATGGCCGACCTGATGGAGCTTTTCACGCTGCTGGAGGAACTGCTGCCGGAGGCCCGGGCCTAA
- a CDS encoding chloride channel protein: MRPSTKIYVRLRRRSTAALSRFRISENTFMAILAVAIGLLSGLGNYAFRKTIDFFHWAVIEQGVDFFNISFDEWSLNRLLVVLFPLTGGLLMIPFGIFFARDLKHGFPAFLVQVNLRGAKIPGRTILTRGLASAITLGTGGSAGQEGPIAQIGGAIGSQFGQAFNMSGDRLKTLVACGVSGGVAATFNAPIAGVFFAQEIVLLSSFELSSFTSIVIASGMSTVVSRALLGNVPAFAVPPYMLASSWEIILYIVLGAIIGGLAAGFIDVHFRIKDRFDRLKLPRLAKPVLGGFLVGGVGIFFPQVFGNGYEFMETVLHGQGLWYLLAALVVMKVVATSITLGSGLPGGLFAPSLYIGAVTGGAFGKLAQMLFPGLAISPGAYALVGMGAFLSAATHAPMTAIFLLFEMTASYQVIIPIMLSCVIGTAISRHFKKDSLDTVELSRAGINLEAGKERNIMKSLKVGEVMTRDPESIPENMTLGQFAQFTASTRHTNFPLVNRRGQLTGIISVQDFMGVVFERDLMDLIVVKELATLDVVTVTEEDDLDQAMKKIGYRNIEQLPVVDREGGSKLVGLVSRRDMVSAYNRALMTRSLEEESDA; this comes from the coding sequence TTGCGTCCCAGTACCAAGATCTACGTCCGGCTGCGACGGCGAAGCACCGCGGCCCTGAGCCGCTTCCGCATCAGCGAAAACACCTTCATGGCCATCCTGGCGGTGGCCATCGGGCTGCTGTCGGGGCTGGGCAACTACGCCTTCCGCAAGACCATCGATTTTTTCCACTGGGCCGTTATCGAGCAGGGAGTTGATTTTTTCAACATCTCCTTCGACGAATGGAGCCTCAACCGTCTCCTGGTGGTCCTCTTTCCGCTGACCGGCGGCCTGCTCATGATCCCCTTCGGGATTTTCTTCGCCAGGGACCTGAAGCACGGCTTTCCCGCCTTTCTGGTGCAAGTCAACCTGCGGGGTGCGAAGATCCCGGGGAGGACCATCCTGACCCGCGGTCTGGCCAGCGCCATCACCCTCGGCACCGGAGGGAGCGCCGGGCAGGAGGGACCCATCGCGCAGATCGGCGGCGCCATCGGCAGCCAGTTCGGCCAGGCGTTCAATATGAGCGGCGACCGGCTGAAGACGCTTGTAGCCTGCGGCGTCTCGGGCGGCGTGGCCGCCACCTTCAACGCCCCCATCGCCGGGGTCTTCTTCGCCCAGGAAATCGTTCTGCTCTCCTCCTTCGAGCTCTCCAGCTTTACCTCCATCGTCATCGCCAGCGGCATGAGCACCGTGGTATCGCGGGCGCTGCTGGGGAATGTCCCGGCTTTTGCGGTCCCTCCGTACATGCTCGCCAGTTCATGGGAGATCATCCTCTACATCGTGCTCGGGGCAATCATCGGGGGCTTGGCGGCCGGATTCATCGATGTCCACTTCCGGATCAAGGACAGGTTCGATCGCCTGAAACTGCCGCGGCTGGCCAAGCCGGTGCTTGGCGGGTTTCTGGTGGGGGGCGTGGGGATATTTTTTCCCCAGGTCTTCGGAAACGGGTACGAATTCATGGAAACGGTCCTCCACGGCCAGGGGCTGTGGTATCTCCTCGCAGCCCTGGTGGTGATGAAGGTGGTGGCCACCTCCATCACCCTCGGTTCCGGGCTCCCGGGGGGGCTTTTCGCTCCTTCGCTCTACATCGGCGCGGTCACAGGAGGGGCTTTCGGCAAGCTGGCCCAGATGCTCTTTCCCGGTCTGGCGATTTCGCCCGGCGCCTATGCCCTGGTGGGGATGGGGGCCTTCCTCTCGGCGGCGACCCATGCCCCCATGACGGCCATCTTCCTGCTCTTCGAGATGACCGCTTCCTACCAGGTCATCATTCCCATCATGCTCTCCTGCGTGATCGGCACCGCCATCAGCCGCCATTTCAAAAAGGACAGCCTCGACACCGTGGAACTCTCCCGGGCCGGCATCAATCTCGAAGCCGGCAAGGAACGCAACATCATGAAATCCCTCAAGGTGGGCGAAGTGATGACCCGCGATCCCGAGTCGATCCCCGAGAACATGACTCTGGGACAGTTCGCCCAGTTCACCGCAAGCACCCGGCACACTAATTTCCCCCTGGTCAATCGCAGGGGGCAGCTGACCGGGATCATTTCGGTGCAGGATTTCATGGGGGTGGTGTTCGAAAGGGACCTGATGGACCTGATCGTGGTCAAGGAGCTGGCGACCCTCGATGTCGTTACCGTGACCGAGGAAGACGATCTTGACCAGGCAATGAAAAAGATCGGTTACCGCAATATCGAACAGCTGCCGGTGGTCGACCGGGAAGGGGGGAGCAAGCTGGTGGGACTGGTCTCCCGCCGGGACATGGTTTCGGCCTACAACAGGGCCCTGATGACCCGCTCCCTGGAGGAGGAATCCGATGCGTGA